The stretch of DNA CACATGAAGGTTCTGGTGCCCTCTGGAGCCCTGGTCTTTGAAAAGCGTGCAAAGGATTCATCTCGCTGTGAACTGCAAACTGTAAACTTCTCAGCAGGCCTTTTCCACCCCTGCTTTTGACAAATGCTTCAGGGCACCCGGCTCACCCCATACAGGTCACAAATCAGGTCGATGAACACGGGAAGCAGGGCAGGGTCAAACTGTTTGCCTGCAAGCTTTTCCATGTGCACCAGCGTGGTCGGGATGCTCCAGGCTTCTTTGTAGGGCCGCTCGGTGGTGAGGGCATCGAAGACATCCACAATGGTGAAAATGCGGGCCAGGAGCGAGGTCTGCTCTGCCAGCAACTGGTCTGGGTAACCCGATCCATCCCACCACTCATGGTGGCTGCGCACCACATCGCGGGTGGCTTCTGGCAGGAGGGGCATTTGCATGCAGATTTCCGCGCCAATCAGGGTGTGTTCCTGAATCTTGAGGCGCTCTTCCGGGGTCAGTTTGCCGGGTTTCAGCAAAATGGAATCTGGAATGCCAATTTTCCCCACATCGTGCAAATATGCGCCCCAGCGCAGGAAGGTGCGGTCCTCTTCTGGCAGGCCCAACCGCAGGGCAAAGCGTTCACACAGATCCACCACCCGATCTGTATGGCCTTTGGTTTCAAAATCCCGGTATTCCAGGGCCAGACCCAGCGTACGCAGGGTGGCTTCCCGCGTGGACTCCACCTGTTCCAGATAGGTGCGGCGTTCAAATGCATTTTGCAGGCGGCCCAGAATGAAGCGCACCACCTGAACTTCATTGCGGCTGGCTTCCCGGTGTTCTGAGAGGGTGCACAGCACCATCACCCCCATCACTTTCTGCTGCACCTGCACGGGGGCCAGCAGGACGCTTTTCAGGCCCAGTTGATGAAGGTCAGGGCTGGGATTGACCACCTGCTGAAAATCCGGGATGTCCAGCACCTCACGGGCCATCACCGAACGGGGCAGGCGCTCAAAGTCCTGCAAATTGACATTCATCAAGAGGGTCGGATCAAAAGGCAGCGGAACGGCATGCCTGTAAGCCTGCAACTGCCAGCCGTGGGCCAGCCGTTCATAGTAAGCAAACAAATCATAACCGGTGAGCTGAATCAGGGTTTCCAGGGCGGTTTCTGCCACCTCACTGGGCTGGATCAGGGTTTCGATTTTTGCAGAGAGCTCACTGAGCAGCTTGTAACGCTGTGCCCGCTCCTGCACCTGCCATTCCAGCATGTAGCGCTGCATCAGGAGGGCTGCCCGGTCTGCAAAAGACTCAGCAATGCGCACCGATTCGGAGGTGAAGGCCTCTTCGGAATCGAAGTTTTCCAGGTTTAAAATGGCCGCCAGTTTCTGGTGCACCCTCACCTGGGTGGAAAGGCTGACCTGAATCTCATCGATGCGTCCAGAACTTCGCAGGATGCTTTCGATTTCGGGGTCCAGGCGGCCTGCATTGAATTCCCGAAACCTCAGCAGGCGGCTTGCCCGTGGGACTTCATTTTCTGCTCCGATCACCTGGTGGGGAGCAAAACGGATGCGTTGCAAGCCAGGAAGATCGTAACCCTGGGCAGCTTTGAAGGTGTAATGCCCATCCGGATCCACCCCGATCAGGCTTCCGGCCTGGGCACCAGGCACCAGGTGCACGGCACATTCCACCAGGGTGCTGTAAAAATCTTCGGTGCCGTTCTGCAGCAGTTGCAGGTTCAGGTTGTTGAGTTCCTGGTTGATGGCGTCGTTCAGCTCCAGGTGTTGCTGGTGCAGCATCAACAAACGCTGGTACAGCTGGGGGGTGAAGCCCTCGAAATGCTCCAGTGGAAGCTCCAAGCTTAAACAACTTGCTTGTGCAGCACTGTCTCCGAGGATTATGGTGGGACACAGCGGGAAAACTGAACGGGCTTGCTGAATCACCTGGGGAGATGCTTGCAGATCCACCATCAGCAGGTGTATTTTTTCAGACGGGACCACCTCCAGCCCGCTCTGCCAGATCAACTGGATGTCTGTGGGCATCCACTGGGGAGGCGAAGCAGGGCTGACCAGCAGGATTGTAAAAACATTTTGCTTCATGGTCCTCCTGCCAATGTGCCTTGAGAACAGCTTTCTGATGTGACGGGCATTGAACCTGCCTGTACAGACATGAAGCCTCTTAAAGGTATATTATGCTATTTGCGGCATCTGCCGTGTGATTTTTTGAGGTGCACAATGTTCATCACCGACAAACCGAGAGTTGGCGTTTTTATCGACACCCAGAACCTGTACCACTCTGCACGGGACTACTACGAGAGGACCGTCAATTTTGAAAGGGTCCTGGAATATGCCTTACAGGGCAGGCATCTGGTGCGGGCCATCAGTTATGTGGTGGAAAAAGAAGGAGACACCAGCGCCTGGCCTTTCATCTACAAACTCAGCACGCTGGGCTACAAGGTCAGGCGCATGACCCTGCAGTACCACCACACCACCGAACAGGGCAAAGTGATCTGGGAAGGCAACTGGGACATGGGCATCGTGGCAGACATGATGCGCCTGATCGACAGCCTGGACGTGATTGTGCTGGGCAGCGGAGACGGAGACTTCGCAGATGTGCTGGAGGTCTTCATGGAGCGAGGAAAACGGGTCGAGGTGATTGCCTTCAAGGAAACCACCGCCCAGAAACTCATCGACTGTGTGGACAAATTCACCCATCTGGTGGACATTGACCATGGCCTGATGCCCATCAAGGGCAACAAGAACAGTCCTGCCACCCAGGTCTGAGCTTTTTCAAACCATGCGCAGTTGCCAGACTGCGCACTTTTCATGGAGCGACCACAATGAACCTGCTGGACTTTGAACTTCCCGACCACCTGATTGCCCAGACGGGCACAGAGCCGCGGGACCACAGCCGCCTGATGGTGGTGTCCCCTGAAGGCCCCGAGCACCGCATTTTCAAGGATCTGCTGGAATACCTGCAGCCTGGAGACGTGATGGTTTTCAACGAGTCGCGGGTGATTCCGGCACGCCTGTATGCCCGCAAAGCCTCTGGAGGCACCATCGAGGTGCTCTTGCTGAGGGAAAAAGAACACAAGGTGTGGAGTGCCTACCTGAAACCTGCCCGCAAGGCCAACAGCACCCTGTATTTTGGCGACGGCACCCTCACTGCAGAGGTGACAGGCACGCTGGAAGATGGAGCACGCCTGCTGACCTTCAATGAGGACATCAAACCTCACCTGCATGCACTGGGCACCTTGCCCCTGCCTCCCTACATCCAGAATACGGTGGCAGGAGAGCGCTACCAGACGGTGTATTCCCGCACCGAAGGCAGTGTGGCTGCACCCACCGCAGGGCTGCACTTCACTCCAGAACTGCTGTCCCGCATTGACGCCATGGGTGTGGAACGTCACCACCTGACCCTGCATGTGGGCGCAGGCACCTTCAAACCCATTTCTGGCAGCATCCATGAGCATGTGATGCACGAGGAACAGTTCGTGATCTTCGAGGAGACGGCTGCCGCCATCAACCGGGCCAGAAAAGAAGGCCGCAGGGTCATCGCCGTGGGAACCACCACCGTCAGGGCGCTGGAAAGTGCCGTGCAGAATGGTGAAGTGCAGGCTGGAGCAGGGGAGACCCGCATCTTCATTCACCCCCCCTACACCTTTCAGGTGCCGGATCTGCTGATCACCAATTTCCACCTTCCCCATTCCACACTGCTGCTGCTGGTGGGTGCTTTTGCTGGTGAAAAGCAGATTGCAGAGGCTTACCAGACGGCCATTGCAGAAAGCTACCGGTTTTACAGCCTGGGAGATGCCATGTTGCTGTACGGCAACAGCGATTCCGGTTCAGCTTTGTAAACGTTTCAGTGTGTCAAGTAGAGAAAAAGTTTCAAAATGCTCCTGGCACCTGTCCCACCCAGAAAAAAATAAGCAAAAACCACTAGAGAAAAATTTTGGAGTCGGGTTATACTTTCGCCATGAACGACAACCCATTGCTCAGCCTCGGGTTTGACCTGCCCTTTGAGGACATCAAACCTGAGCATTTTGAAGCCGCCATCGATGTGCAGATCCAGCAGGCCGAACAGGAACTGAAAGACCTGCTGGAGGTGCAGGGTGAACGCACCTACCTGAACACCCTGAAGGCCTATGACCGCCTGGCAGAACCCCTCACCCGCAGCTACATCCTGCTTTTGCACCTCAACTCAGTGGTGACCGGGCCAGAAGTGCGGGCCACCCTGCAGGCCGTGCAGCCCAAAGTCACCAGCTTTTTCACCCGGTTTTCGCTCTCACAGCCGCTCTATCAGGCCCTTAAAGATTATGCCGCCACTCCAGATGCCCAGTTCCTGACCGGAGCCAAGCGCCGCCTGCTGGAACTGGCCCTGGATGACTTCCGCAGAAGTGGTGCAGATTTGCCTGCAGAGAAAAAGCAGCGCATGGAAGAAATCAACATGCGCCTCTCTGAGATCTGCACCCAATTCAGCCAGAATGTGGTGGATTCCACCGCTGAATTTGAGCACCTGATCGAAGACGAAAGCAAACTTGCCGGTCTTCCTGCAAGTGCAAGGGCTGCTGCAAGGCAGAATGCCGAATCCAAAGGCAAACCTGGCTGGCGCTTCACCCTGCAACAGCCCAGCTACCTTCCGGTGATCTTCTACCTGGACGATCCTGAAATTCGCAAAGCCATGTACACCGCCTACAACCAGCGGGGCAGTGAAGACCCTTACAACAACGAACCCCTGATCAACGAAATTCTGGCCCTCAGAAAAGAAAAAGCAGAATTGCTGGGCTACCAGGACTTTGCAGATCTGGTGCTGGAAGACCGCATGGCCAAAAATGGAGCACGCGCCCTGCAGTTCGAGCAGGACATGACCCTCAAGATCCGTCCCTTTTTCGAGCGGGAAAACGCCGAACTGATGGAATACCGCCGTGCGCTGGAAGGGGAGGATGCCCCGGAACTCGAACCCTGGGATGTCAGCTATTATGCTGAAAAACTCCGCAAAGCCAGCTATGACTTTGATGAGGAAGCCCTCAAACCCTACTTCGCAGTGGACCGGGTGATGGCAGGCCTCTTTGAAATCACCCGCAGGGTGTACGGGGTCACCATTCAGGAAGTCAAGGGCGTGCAGGTGTGGCACCCAGAAGTCAAAACCTACGAGATTTACAATGAAGCTGGACAGCTGCTGGCCCGCTTCTTTGCAGACTGGTTCCCCCGTGAAAGCAAACGCAGCGGAGCCTGGATGAACAGCTTCATGACCGGAGACCGCGATGGGGCTTTTGAACCCCACCTGTGCCTGATGTGCGGAAACCTCACCCCTCCTGTAGGGGACGAACCTGCCCTGCTGACCCACAGCGATGTGGAAACCATCTTCCATGAATGGGGACACCTGATTCACCATGCCCTCAGCGATGTGGAAGTGAAGAAACTGGCGGGCACCAACGTGGCCTGGGACTTTGTGGAGCTTCCCTCCCAGATCATGGAAAACTGGGCCTGGGAACGGGAGGCCCTGGACCTCTTTGCGCACCACCACCAGACCGGAGAAACCATCCCCGATGAACTCTTTGAAAAAATGGTGGCCGCCCGCAACTTCCGTGCCGCCAGTGTGGCCATGCGCCAGCTTTCTCTGGGCACCACGGACCTGATGCTGCACATGAAATACAACCCTGAGGCGGACGGCAGTGTGCTGGATTACAGCCGCAACCTGCTGGGTCAATTCATGGCGGTCAAACCCGGAGCAGAATTCAAGATGATCACCGCCTTCACCCACCTGTTTGCTTCCCCAGTGGGATATGGAGCAGGCTACTACTCCTACAAGTGGGCAGAGGTGCTGGATGCAGATGCGTTCAGCCGCTTCCGCGAAGAAGGCATCTTCAACCGGGCCACCGGGCAGGACTTCCTGGACAAGATCCTCTCCAGAGGGGCCAGCGAAGACCCGGCCAAACTCTTCCGGGACTTCATGGGCCGTGACCCCAACCCCGATGCACTGCTGGAACGTTCAGGTCTGCTGGTCTGATTTCTGGTGGGATTTGGAAGTGCACGAGAGAGGCTGCAAAGCCTCTCTTTTCTGTTGCTGCAAGTTCATGCCACTTGTGAAAGACCCCCACAAGCAGCCTGATTTCAGGTGGGTGGTGTACCTTTTTCAGAAAAGACCTTTAAAATGGGAGGGTGACCAGACTGCAAATTGCACCAAGCATCCTCTCTGCTGATTTCTCACGGCTGGGCCTGGACCTTCAGGAAGCTGAAACTGCCGGATCCACGTGGGTGCACATCGATGTGATGGATGGCCAGTTCGTCCCCAACATCACCATCGGCCCCCTCATCGTAGAAGCAGTAAAACGCTCATGCAACCTGTACCGGGACGTGCACCTGATGGTGGACCGACCCGAACGTTACATTGCAGACTTCGTGCAGGCCGGAGCCCAGAACATCACTGTGCATGCCGAAGCCACCCCCCACCTGCACCGCGCTGTGCACCTGATCAGGGAACTGGGCGCACAGGCTGGAGTGGCCCTCAATCCTGGAACCCCCCTGGAAATGATCCGTCCCTTGCTTCCAGATCTGGACCTGGCCTTGATCATGACCGTCAACCCCGGTTTTGGAGGGCAGAAATTCATCCCTGCTGCTCTGGAACGCATCAGAACCCTGCGAAGCTGGCTGGATGAAGTGAACCCCACCTGTCACCTGGAAGTGGATGGTGGGGTCAACCTGCAGACCGTGGAAAGTGTGGTGCGTGCCGGAGCCAACATCCTGGTGGCAGGCAGTGCAGTCTTCAATCCCGGCGGCATTGCCCGCAACTTCAAGGCCCTCACGGAGGCTGCATGCGCCTGCGTGTAGACCTTCTGCCCCACGGTGAGTATTCCGACACCGTGATCGTGGTGGATGTGCTGAGGGCCACCACCACCGCCACGGTGTTTCTGGAGCACCATGCAGACCGCCTGCTGTTTTCGGGCAGCATTGAAGAGTCGCTGGGCATGAAAGCAGAGAACACCATCATTGCCGGAGAGCGTGGCGGTCTGGCGGTGGCCGGATTTGACCTGGGGAACAGCCCCATTGAAGCTGGTGCAGGCTCATATGCAGGCAAAACCGTGGTGATGAACACCACCAACGGCACCTACGCTGCCCGTGTCGCATCTGCAAGCGCCAAGCACGTTTTGCTGGGAGCCCTGCGCAACGCCCACGCAGCCGCACGCAAGGCCAAAGGTCTGGCCGTCGAAGAGATTGCCATTGTGTGCTCTGGAGAACGGGGCCGGGCCTCTCTGGACGACACCTACACAGCCGGGGTGCTCTGCGAGTACCTGCTGGCCATGGGAGAATTCACCCTCAACGACGGTGCCCGCATTGCCCTCACCCTGCGCAGGCAGGTGGGAGACCCCATCGAACCCCTGTCCAGCAGCTCTGGAGGCATGAGCCTGGAAAGCAAGGGCCTGGGGGAAGACATCCGTTTCTGTGCCCGCATCAGTGAAAGCACCATCGTGCCCACCCTGCAAAGCACCCAGGACGGACAGGTGATCTTTGTTTCCAGCTGAGCTGCCCTTCAACGGACCATCAGCACCTGACAGCCAGCTGATTTTTCCATGACCTGCCGCTGATACAAAAGATTCGTGAGAGTCTTTCGTTCCAGCGTTCTGTTCATGGGCACCACCAACACCACCCGCACCCAGATGGCCGAGGCCCTGCTGAGACACCATGCAGGAGACCGCTTCGAGGTGTACAGTGCGGGTCTGGAAGCAGGCCAGATTCATCCTTACACCCGCCTTGTGCTGCAAGAACTGGGCATCCGCATGGATGGCCAGCGTCCCAAACGCCTTAAAGATTATCTGGGGATCACCTACAATTACCTGATCACCCTCACCGAAGAAAACGAAGATGCTCCCATCTTCCCCGGTGTGAGCACCCGTCTGGACTGGACCACTTCCAGACCCCAGCCTGCAACCAGCAGTGAAGAAGATGTGCTCAATGCCTACCGGGTGGTGCGCAACCAGCTGGATGTGCAGATCCACACCTTCCTGATGGAATACGATTTGTTCAAACTGGGCGCAAAAGCTTTGCTGTAAAGCGCTTTTCAGATGCAGGCTGGAAGCGCTTTGCTGAGAAGTTTACAGTTCACAGTTTTCAGTTCACTGCAAGAGAAAGTGTTTGCAGGAACCGCGGGGAAAACTTTCCTGAAGTCACTTCACCCGCAGCTTCAGGCGTTCTTCCACAGCCAGTCTGTCCACCCGTTCGTTGAACTCATGCCCGGAGTGGCCTTTGACCCACACGAACTTCAGGTCATGCACTTTTGCCAGGGCAATCAGTTCTTCCCACAAATCCTGGTTCTTCACGGGTTCTTTGCTGGCGGTTTTCCAGCCGTTTCTCTGCCAGTTCAGCACCCATTTCTGGGTGAAGGCATTGCGCAAATACTGGCTGTCGGTCACCACCATCACCACACAGGGCCGCTTCAGTGCCTTCAGCCCTTCCAGCAGACCGGTCAATTCCATGCGGTTGTTGGTGGTCTCAGAGGCATTTCCTTTGAGTTCCATTTCTTTTGACCCATAACTCAGGATGCAGGCCCACCCGCCATGACCGGCCTGGGTGTCACAGGCCCCATCGCAATACAAATACACATGCTCACCAGTTGGGGGCTTTTCGGGGCGGATGCAGGAAAGAACGGGAACGGTCATTTTGGGCATTTTACTATAGGCCGAGAGCCAATGGCCAAGGGCAGAGGGCAAGTTTAAAAAGCTTTTGCAGCAGCAGCTGGTTTTTGACAGCCAGCTTTCACTAAAGCACTTTGGGCTATCGGCCCTCGTCAAAAAACCAACAAAAAAGGACGGGAGAAATCCCGTCCCATGCAAACCCTTAAATTTAGAGTTCGTCTTTGAGGGTGGTGGCCACTTTGAAGCGGATCTTCTTCCCGGAGGGAATGGTGATGCGCTCTTTGGTGCCGGGACGCACGCCCTGACGCTCTTTGGTGCTGGTCACAGACAGGGTGCCCAGACCGGGCAGGCCCACGCTCTTGCCCTCTTTGAGGGAGTCAACGATTGCGTCCAGAACGACGGAAATGGCTTCTCCGGCATCTTTTTTGCTGAGTTTGGTCTTGCTGGCGACGATGTCGATCAGTTGGGTTTTGGCGATTTTTTCGGCCATGAGATGTACTCCTTGACGTAATGTCCAGCGTTTGAGGCTGCGGGCTCAAGATAGCACATAATTTGAATTTGCGCTATGGGTGGTCAAAAAACCGATTTCGTGTAAAAATGGTTGGCAACTTTTACACTTCACAAGGCAAAGACCGTGTTCAGAACAGGGTTTTTCTGAAACTGCTTGAAAATGACATTTTCAAGCAGTGTGCTGGACGGGATTTTTTTGATTAAGGTGCAGAGGGGAACTTTTTTCAGCAGCTTTCCGTATCCTGATGCATGAGTGACTTTTTGAAACCCAGCAACCTCGACGCCCCCCAGGGTGTCTTCAGCAAAGAAGAACAGACTTACGCCATCATTCAACACCTTTCTGCACTGGCAGGACTCCTGATTCCCACCAGTTTTGGAAATGTCATTGGTGCGCTGGTGGCCTGGCTGGTCTTCCGGGACCGTTCCTCCAACCTCAATGAGCAGGGCAAAGAAGTGCTGAACTACCAGATCTCCGTGACCCTGTACCTGTGGGCTGCGGGCATCATTGCCACTGTGCTGGGCTTTGTGACCTTCGGTCTGGGCTTCCTGCTGACCGTTCCTGCCATGGGCATCCTGTGGGTGCTGTCCCTGATCCCCAGCTTCATTGGTGTGAGTGAAGCCAGCAAGGGCAATTTTTACCGTTACCCCTACACCATCCGTCTGCTTTAAGAAGTTCACAGTAGACAGTTCACAGCAAGCAAACCCTGACCCGACAGAACTTCTGTCGGGTTTTTGCTGGTTTCACCAGAAGAAGGAGATTCGTTTTTTGCTGTTTGCCCTCTGTCCTTCTTGACCCCAATACGCGCCTTCTTGCCTCTTAAAGCGTGCCTCCGGGACCCCCGATCAAAACTGAGGCGCTCAAATGCGGCTTGATCAGCGCTGGGTCACTCGGCTCTCGGCATCTCCTCAATGCTTTCTGCCCCTGGTTTCTGTTCCCCCAATCCCACAGAACCTTTCTTGCCCCTCTGCTACACTGGACCTGAATGTCAAAGAAACCCACCGATTCGCAACACGAGAAATACCGCAGCAAAGAGAGAAAACCACAGACCAACCGCAAGGCCACCGAGCAGACCGATTCTGGATTTGCAGATCCTGCTCTGGCTTACCTGCACAAGAAGCGTCTGTTCACTGAACTCCTTTATGAACACTACAGTGGAAAAGAAGCCACCATTTACGTGCTGGACAGTGCAGACGGATTGCTGGCCGCCAAGATCTACACCGATGCCCGCATTCGCAGTTTCCAGCGGGATGAGCTGTACCAGGAAGGCCGTTTCATCACCAACAACAAGGCCAAGAAGGCCATGATGACGGCCCGCAAATTTGGCATCACTTCTGATCAGGCACAGTGGGTAAGCAGTGAATTTCAGTTCCTCTCAGACCTTTTTGTGGCAGGTTTGCCTGTTCCTGAGCCCATCGAGGTGGCCGGAAAGGTGCTGATCATGCGTTTCATCGGAGACCATGATGCACCTGCGCCCCGCATGAGTGATGTGCGCATGGAGTGGAAAGAAGGGGCGGCGTTTTTTCAGCAGGCCCTGGATCTTTATGCACGCATGCTCAAACTGGGGTACATCCATGGAGATTATTCTGCATACAACATGCTGATTTTTGAAGACCAGCTGGTCCTGATTGATTTTCCCCAGACCATCAAGTGGCGCGAGCATCCCAAGCCCATCAAGGTGATGGAGCAGGACATGCGGGGCCTCACCATGAGTTTCAGCAAGTACACCAAATGCACGCCAGAGGAGGCCCTGCAAGAGGTCATCAAACGGTCTGGCATTTCTGAAGGGGAACTCCGGGCCTGAGCCCAGACAGGACCATCAGAGGGTATAAAATGTTCTCTGATGAACCTGCTTGCCGTTTTTGCACACCCTGACGATGAACTCTGGTGCGTGGGCACCCTCAAGAAACATCTGGAGCGCGGAGACCGGGTGATGCTGGTCTGGACCACCCTGGGAGAAATGGCCAGCCAGTACGCAGACAAAACCCACGAGGAAGTGCGGGAAATTCGCCAGCAACACGGGGCTTTTGTGGCCGGGGAGATTGGCTGTGAGTACCGCTTTCTGGACATGGGGGATTCCCGCATGACCGGGGGGCGCGAGGAGGCTTTGCAACTGGCTCGCCTGTACTCGGAGTTCCAGCCCGATTCCGTGATCACCTGGGACGATTTCAGCCCGCACCCCGACCACCGCATGACGGCCAGAATTGCTTTTGATGCCCTGACCCTCACGCGCATTCCCAAGATCATCAATGAAGGCCTCACGGACATCCTGGAAGCCCACCGCAAGGCCATCAAGTTCTACCAGTATTACACCCAGCATGCGACCTTCCCGGCGGTGCATGTGGAGGTCACAGGGCAGATGGAAACCAAGCTGAAACTGTTTTCTTTTTACCGGGACTTCTACCAGTGGCCTTATTCCAGCCAGGAATTCGAGGCAGAATTCAGGCGTTGCGGTCAGGAATCAGATGTCAAATTCGCCGAGAAATTCACGCTGCGCCGGGTTTACGCTCCAGCCCATGATTTTTTAAGATGATCCCATGACCATGCGCATCCGTGCCCGTTCGGCCAGTGCTGGAACGGGAAAGACCACCTCTCTGGTGCGGGAGGTGCTGCTCAGTTTGCCCCAGACCCCCCTTCGGCGCACGGCCATAGTGACCTTCACCCGTTCCGGGGCGGCAGATTTGCGCCTCCGTCTGGAACTGGCCCTGCGTGAGATGATCGAGAAAGGCCGTTACCTGGATCTGGTGTCCAGAGACAAGCGGCTGTATTTAGAGGCCCTCTCTGAATTGCGTGGGGCCACCATCACCACCCTGCACGGCTTTTTCAGAACGCTTCTGAGGCTCAATGCGCCCAGTCTGGGCCTGGACCCGGATTTTGCGGCCCAGGATGAACTGGAAAGCCACCTGCTCTTTCAGGAAGCCTGTTTTGAGGTGATTGCAGAGGCGGTGTCCATCCCCATGTCCTCCGGTGTGTCTCTGGTGGCTCAGTGGGGCACCGATGAAACCCTCAAAACCCTGCTGGAACTGCGCAGGCAGCGGGCCTACTCGCCCTTTCAGGCTTATGGCAACCTGGAAAAAGAGCTGCTGGAACTCTATCAGGAGGCGGCCAAACGCACCCGTGAACGGCAGGCGGGGCGGGTTCTGGACCCGGACGATGTGGAGGAGTGGTCCCTCAGGCTAACGCAGTCTCCAGACATGCTCTCACGGGTGCATGAGCGTTTCCGGCGGGTGTTCATCGATGAGTTTCAGGATGTCAGCCCCTTGCAGGCCCGCATTGTTCACGCTTTGCAGATTCCGCTGGTGGATCTGGTGGGAGATGCCAAGCAGAGCATTTATGCCTTTCGCAATGCAGACGTGAATGCGTTTCTGGAGCTGTACCAGTCTGCAGAGCAACTGGCCCCCCTGACCACCACCTACCGCCATCCTCCCACCCTGGCCCGCATTTTCACCGAGGTGGCAGAGCGCTTTTTTCCAGAGTTTGAAGAACTGGGGCTTCCTGCACGGGTGACCTCTGCCCACACCGAGGACCTTTCCACCCCAATTGAATTCCGCCTGACCCAGGCCGATACCATTGCTGCAGCCCGCAAGCAGGAAGCTGAGGACCTGGCTTTGCGTTTAAGGCGGGTTTATGCCAGAGGCACCAGATGGGAAGACATGGTGGTGCTGATCCGGCGCAGAACCAGCCTGAGGTATCTGGAACCCGCCCTGAAACTGCATGGGATTCCTTTTGTGCTGGGACGGGGCCGCAATTACTACGCCCGCCCCGAGATTCTGGATGCCAGTTTGCTTTTGCGCATCCGTGCCGAGTACCATCCCACCTTGCTGGATCTGGCCCGTCTGGGTCAGGTGCCGCCCCTCAATGTTCCTGCCCCCACCCCTTCGGACACCGTGGACAGCTACCTTTCCCGGCATCCAGAGCTGCTGGAACTTCTGGAAGGCATCCGTGCCGCTCCCAGACAGCCGGTGGCCTTCTTGCGCTGGGCACTGGGGGTTTTTCCCATCGATGTGTCTTCCCCGGAGGCCAGAAGCAATCTGGAGGGCTTGCTGCGGGACCTCACCGAAAGGGGCTTTGAGGACGCGGCCAAAGCTGCACGTTTTCTGCGTCTGGCTGCAGAAGGGGGCAATGACCCGGATGAGCCGGTCAGTGGTTCAGGGGCGGTCAAAATCATGACGGTGCACGCGGCCAAAGGGCTGGAGTTTCCCATCACGGTGCTCTTTGACCTCTCAGATGACCCCAGAGAGCGTTCTGGTCGGGTGCTGGTGGATCCCCATTCCAGCGAGGTGATTTTAAAAGACACCCCCGAATTTGAACGCATCCAGCAGCACTGGCAGCGCAGGCGCGAAGGAGAAGACCTGCGCCTGCTTTATGTGGCCCTCACCCGTGCCCAGAAGTACCTGATCCTCACCGGATCGGTGGGGGGGACCGGGCAAACCCAGGGCTGGCTCTTGCAATTGTCTTTTTTGCATGACCAGAAACGCAGTGATGTGCGGGTGATCCACACCGAGAAAACCAACCCCATTCAGGAAGTGGAAGT from Deinococcus roseus encodes:
- a CDS encoding UvrD-helicase domain-containing protein, producing the protein MTMRIRARSASAGTGKTTSLVREVLLSLPQTPLRRTAIVTFTRSGAADLRLRLELALREMIEKGRYLDLVSRDKRLYLEALSELRGATITTLHGFFRTLLRLNAPSLGLDPDFAAQDELESHLLFQEACFEVIAEAVSIPMSSGVSLVAQWGTDETLKTLLELRRQRAYSPFQAYGNLEKELLELYQEAAKRTRERQAGRVLDPDDVEEWSLRLTQSPDMLSRVHERFRRVFIDEFQDVSPLQARIVHALQIPLVDLVGDAKQSIYAFRNADVNAFLELYQSAEQLAPLTTTYRHPPTLARIFTEVAERFFPEFEELGLPARVTSAHTEDLSTPIEFRLTQADTIAAARKQEAEDLALRLRRVYARGTRWEDMVVLIRRRTSLRYLEPALKLHGIPFVLGRGRNYYARPEILDASLLLRIRAEYHPTLLDLARLGQVPPLNVPAPTPSDTVDSYLSRHPELLELLEGIRAAPRQPVAFLRWALGVFPIDVSSPEARSNLEGLLRDLTERGFEDAAKAARFLRLAAEGGNDPDEPVSGSGAVKIMTVHAAKGLEFPITVLFDLSDDPRERSGRVLVDPHSSEVILKDTPEFERIQQHWQRRREGEDLRLLYVALTRAQKYLILTGSVGGTGQTQGWLLQLSFLHDQKRSDVRVIHTEKTNPIQEVEVASEQPLLDPQFASARIEAPPLTVRAPTRNRKSFRFTESPDQDIPDFGKVVGILTHYAIAFDLTVKGMGVLKTQQILRPYTPQEKERILQAVQDMLTTHHQLTGDRKERLEDHPEIPFAFRLEGVTWNGIIDRLYQTPEGWVLEDYKTDQIEASDLDEAVQHYAPQLAIYREAVRQARPDARPLTVRLVFLALAQIHEVPSEVLDQALQHLQENLDGSPAAAAENPVDW